The Apium graveolens cultivar Ventura chromosome 11, ASM990537v1, whole genome shotgun sequence genome has a window encoding:
- the LOC141698441 gene encoding cation/H(+) antiporter 15-like, with protein MGGVLQNDTGNFVCYSPTMITTNGIWQGDNPLDYSLPLFILQVTLVVSITRLLVFILKPFRQPRVISEILGGIILGPSVLGKSAKFADALFPRRSVMVLETMANIGLLYFLFIVGVEMDITSIKRTGKKAILIAIAGMILPFLLGVSFSFFLRQKTQMVKQGTFILFLGVALSVTAFPVLARILAELKLLNKEIGQIAMSSALVNDIVAWTVLAFAIAMSENNNNLTLASLWVIISSVVFVMFCIFVVRPTITWMIRRTPEGETISEFNLCVILTGVMISGFITDAIGTHSVFGAFVFGLVIPNGPLVVTLIERLEDFVSGLLLPIFFAISGLKTEFSTIQGAGTWGALIIVIVLACLGKVAGTALVAVYYRMPVSEGITLGLLMNTKGLVEMIVLNVGKDQKVLDEKSFAIMVIVAVVMTGSVTPIVTTIYRPARKFSPYKIRTIQRTKQDGEFRILACIHTPRNAPTIINLIEASHPCKKSPICIYVLHLVELTGRASAMLIVHNAKKSGPAANRTQAQSDNIISAFKSYEHHATGITVQPLTAVSPYSTMHEDICNVAEDKRVALIIVPFHKQQTVDGGMENLNPSFRTINQNVLINAPCSVGILVDRGLSGSTRISTNQITHHIALLFFGGPDDREALAYAWRMSTHPGINLTVMRFISANEAVDDTSRASFEENDPRVLTILTDNDKEKQLNEECLNSFKSRMPNDGSIIYIEKTVNNGQETVAAIRSIDNIHDLFIVGRGRGSVSPLTAGLTDWSECPELGVIGDLLASSDFAATVSVLVIQQYVGMASANTAADTLTPDTPQQVTEFSNSTVTQRTPPTAASALVSHPEI; from the exons GGAGGAATTATATTAGGTCCATCGGTATTGGGAAAAAGTGCCAAATTTGCAGATGCATTGTTTCCACGAAGAAGTGTAATGGTTCTTGAAACAATGGCTAATATTGGTCTTCTTTACTTTCTTTTCATTGTTGGAGTAGAAATGGACATTACTTCGATCAAACGAACGGGTAAAAAGGCGATACTTATCGCGATTGCTGGTATGATCTTGCCTTTCTTGTTAGGTGTTTCGTTTTCATTTTTTCTACGCCAAAAAACGCAGATGGTAAAACAAGGGACTTTTATACTTTTTCTTGGAGTTGCACTCTCTGTCACTGCCTTCCCTGTGTTAGCTCGAATTCTAGCAGAACTCAAACTACTCAACAAAGAAATCGGGCAAATAGCAATGTCTTCAGCTCTGGTGAATGATATTGTGGCATGGACTGTTCTAGCCTTTGCGATTGCAATGTCTGAGAATAATAATAACTTGACATTAGCTTCCTTGTGGGTGATCATTTCAAGTGTAGTGTTTGTTATGTTCTGTATATTTGTAGTCCGTCCGACAATAACTTGGATGATCAGAAGAACCCCAGAAGGCGAAACCATTAGCGAGTTCAACTTATGTGTAATTCTCACTGGAGTGATGATTTCTGGCTTTATAACGGATGCTATTGGAACACATTCTGTATTTGGAGCTTTTGTTTTTGGATTGGTTATTCCTAATGGTCCTCTAGTAGTTACACTTATCGAAAGGCTTGAAGATTTTGTTTCAGGGCTTTTACTGCCAATCTTCTTTGCTATCAGTGGTCTAAAGACCGAGTTCTCAACAATTCAAGGAGCAGGAACTTGGGGAGCCTTGATTATTGTGATAGTTCTTGCTTGCTTAGGAAAAGTTGCAGGAACTGCTCTTGTTGCTGTTTATTATCGAATGCCAGTTTCTGAAGGCATCACTCTTGGCTTGCTCATGAACACCAAAGGCCTCGTGGAGATGATCGTTCTCAATGTTGGCAAGGACCAAAAG GTACTAGATGAGAAGTCATTTGCAATCATGGTGATCGTAGCTGTGGTAATGACCGGAAGTGTTACCCCAATTGTGACGACAATTTACAGGCCAGCGAGAAAGTTTTCCCCTTACAAAATAAGGACAATACAGAGAACCAAACAAGATGGTGAGTTCAGAATTTTAGCGTGCATTCACACTCCAAGAAATGCACCAACAATCATCAATCTAATAGAAGCGTCTCATCCCTGCAAAAAATCTCCGATATGCATCTATGTACTCCATCTAGTCGAATTAACAGGCCGAGCCTCTGCAATGTTAATCGTCCACAACGCGAAGAAGTCAGGCCCTGCTGCTAATCGGACCCAAGCTCAGTCAGATAATATCATTAGTGCATTTAAAAGTTATGAACATCATGCAACTGGTATTACAGTACAGCCTCTGACAGCCGTTTCACCCTACTCCACTATGCACGAAGATATATGTAATGTTGCAGAAGATAAGCGTGTGGCCTTGATCATCGTTCCGTTTCACAAGCAACAAACGGTTGATGGAGGAATGGAAAACCTGAACCCATCATTTCGAACAATAAACCAAAATGTATTGATAAATGCACCATGCTCCGTTGGGATCCTAGTCGATAGAGGCCTTTCGGGATCAACTAGAATATCGACAAATCAAATAACTCATCACATTGCTTTATTATTCTTTGGTGGACCAGACGACAGGGAGGCCTTAGCATATGCATGGAGAATGTCAACACATCCTGGAATAAACCTAACCGTGATGCGTTTCATTTCTGCAAATGAAGCTGTAGACGACACATCTAGAGCTTCATTCGAAGAAAATGACCCTAGAGTCTTAACAATTTTAACCGATAACGACAAAGAAAAACAACTGAACGAGGAATGCCTAAACTCATTCAAGTCAAGAATGCCAAACGATGGttcaattatttatatagaaAAAACAGTTAATAATGGTCAAGAAACCGTGGCAGCAATTAGGTCAATCGACAACATTCACGATCTGTTTATCGTCGGAAGAGGACGAGGATCAGTTTCGCCACTAACCGCAGGTTTAACAGATTGGAGCGAATGCCCTGAACTAGGGGTAATAGGGGACTTATTGGCTTCTTCGGATTTTGCAGCTACTGTATCTGTGCTGGTTATTCAACAATATGTCGGCATGGCCTCAGCTAACACTGCAGCCGATACGCTTACACCAGATACTCCACAACAAGTAACTGAATTTAGCAACTCTACTGTAACTCAACGAACACCGCCAACGGCAGCTAGTGCTCTAGTTTCGCATCCGGAGATCTAG
- the LOC141698028 gene encoding 14 kDa proline-rich protein DC2.15-like, protein MASKALASTSFFLVLNLLFLTLVTSTHHTPCPPPPKPKCPPPPMPKPKCPPPPKPKSPPPPPPTPKKPLCPPPPHHHHPVTPPATCPRDALKLGVCAKVLGGLIGAVIGAPPKQPCCSLLEGLVDIEAAICLCTAIKANILGINLNVPVDLSLLLNYCGKKVPKGFKCV, encoded by the coding sequence ATGGCATCAAAGGCTTTAGCATCCACCTCATTTTTCCTAGTCCTTAACCTTCTTTTCCTCACCCTAGTCACTTCAACTCATCACACTCCATGCCCACCACCCCCTAAACCTAAATGCCCACCTCCACCAATGCCTAAACCTAAATGCCCCCCACCACCTAAACCGAAAAGCCCGCCACCACCACCACCAACCCCGAAGAAGCCTCTGTGCCCACCACCACCACATCACCACCACCCTGTCACTCCACCTGCAACTTGCCCTAGAGATGCCCTAAAGCTAGGAGTCTGCGCTAAGGTTCTCGGTGGTTTGATCGGGGCTGTCATTGGAGCTCCGCCTAAACAGCCATGTTGTAGTCTCCTTGAAGGGCTTGTTGACATTGAAGCTGCTATCTGTCTCTGCACCGCCATAAAAGCTAATATTCTGGGTATTAACCTGAATGTTCCTGTTGATTTGAGCTTGTTGCTTAACTACTGTGGCAAGAAAGTCCCCAAGGGATTCAAGTGCGTGTAA